A genomic window from Gossypium hirsutum isolate 1008001.06 chromosome D12, Gossypium_hirsutum_v2.1, whole genome shotgun sequence includes:
- the LOC107946214 gene encoding uncharacterized protein has product MRSMVFSGERGMAMGPERSKPLHNFNLPCLKWGNRRYLRCMKLDDASTATDSSTALPADHNQHCRRRVLQRRRSPPSKFDSLMVGGMRRRESESSPSSKNTDYAREQQLRISKGEAAAGIEAVREKIIKDLKTAADEIKDAIFRDEVSDDDDVDDDEEEFEEPKHKHKVKDKEREESPAVEVEARPWNLRTRRAACKAPVDGEVTNNNYSSPMRNEVFQSSRVRDKGPPAASAAASAKKRPRPKFSVPLSKKEIEEDFMVMAGHRPPRRPKKRARNVQKQLDYLFPGLWLTEVTADAYKVPELAENGKR; this is encoded by the exons ATGCGATCAATGGTGTTTTCCGGTGAGAGAGGGATGGCGATGGGACCCGAGAGATCAAAACCTCTTCACAATTTCAACCTTCCTTGTTTGAAGTGGGGCAATCGGAGATATCTCAGGTGTATGAAACTTGACGATGCTTCCACCGCCACCGACTCTTCCACCGCCCTCCCTGCTGATCACAACCAGCATTGTCGTCGCCGTGTCCTTCAAAGACGCCGATCTCCCCCCTCTAAGTTTGACAGTTTGATGGTTGGTGGAATGCGGCGGCGCGAATCGGAGTCATCTCCCAGCAGCAAGAACACCGATTACGCTAGGGAGCAGCAGTTGAGGATATCTAAGGGGGAGGCGGCGGCGGGGATCGAGGCAGTTAGGGAGAAGATCATTAAGGATCTTAAAACGGCGGCGGATGAGATCAAAGATGCAATTTTTAGAGACGAAGTGTCCGACGACGATGACGTGGATGACGATGAGGAGGAATTTGAAGAGCCTAAACATAAGCACAAAGTTAAAGATAAAGAGAGGGAGGAATCGCCTGCAGTAGAGGTGGAGGCGAGGCCCTGGAATCTGAGGACAAGGCGTGCCGCGTGTAAGGCTCCGGTTGACGGAGAAGTAACTAACAACAATTACAGTTCTCCGATGAGGAATGAGGTGTTTCAGTCATCCAGAGTAAGAGACAAGGGACCACCGGCGGCATCGGCGGCGGCCTCCGCCAAGAAAAGGCCACGACCGAAATTTTCGGTGCCGCTATCGAAGAAAGAGATCGAGGAGGATTTCATGGTGATGGCCGGGCACCGCCCACCGAGAAGGCCAAAGAAACGGGCACGCAATGTTCAGAAGCAATTGGAT TACTTGTTTCCCGGATTGTGGCTGACGGAGGTAACGGCGGATGCCTACAAGGTTCCGGAGTTGGCTGAAAACGGCAAG AGGTAG